The following coding sequences are from one Nilaparvata lugens isolate BPH chromosome 6, ASM1435652v1, whole genome shotgun sequence window:
- the LOC111050748 gene encoding uncharacterized protein LOC111050748, with protein MSDDSVCKNIKETEELIHNVLLRIECIEKELRTTQLVEDEREKLEKELADVKKIVIDNEKKLKGLHTKNRQSFMIAVLIMFIGFLLFGLYSMKENNSSNN; from the exons ATGAGTGATGATTCAGTTTGTAAGAAT aTCAAAGAAACAGAGGAGTTGATACATAATGTTCTGTTGAGAATAGAATGCATTGAGAAAGAACTAAGAACGACTCAGCTCGTTGAAGATGAAAG GGAAAAGCTAGAAAAGGAGTTGGCTGATGTGAAGAAAATTGTGATTGACAATGAAAAGAAACTCAAAGGCTTGCACACTAAGAATAGACAAAGTTTCATGATTGCTGTGCTTATCATGTTTATTGGATTCCTTCTATTTGGTTTGTATAGTATGAAAGAGAACAATTCcagtaataattaa